In Anaerolineae bacterium, the genomic window AGTCTGCGCAAGGTATAACGGCTAGCAAAATTTCTAACCGTTCGGGATTAATTGGTTTTCCACAATTTTCACAAATTCCATAAACGCCTTTGTTTACCGGCTCAAGGGGGTGGGATACGCCTCGTCAATCAGTTGGGCTGGAACCGTAATTTAATTGGTTGAGAAACAAAACATCCTGTTCAACAGCTTTGACCAAATCACGCGGGCTGGTAACAATACCCAACAGAGCGCGGAAGATGTAAAATTTGTTATGATGCAAGCTCAAGCTGATTACTTTAACATTCGGCATTTCCATGAGAATACGCATTATCGTTGCCGCAGAATCATTGGGCGGGCCATTGGTATCAATGATGACAATATCCGGTTGTAACCCTTTAATCTGTTCAATTCCCTGGGTCACTCCTGTTGCCTGCCCGGCAATATCAACCACGGTTTCTTCACGCAGTAGATTTTCCAAGCCTTGCCCAAATATGGCGTGATCGGAAATGATAAATACCGATGTCATCGTCCCAGTCTCCTCATTTTTAGGTTTTCTCTCCGCAACTTTCCAGACATGCTTAGATACACTTCTATTATATCGTTTCTCACCTCGGCTCACCCATACTAAATTGGGCGATTTTTGAACCGAAAAACGAGCTATCTTTGTCTCACCCAGATGGAATTTATCATTGGCGCTCCTTACTCGATTGGGCGAAGGAGATGTTAAATTTTCCACTAACCTTGATATTTTTTTATAACCCACTTGAGCAATCCCTAATTACCCATTGTCCTGCCCACCTGAGTGAGATTAATAAGCACGCCATGCTACCACCAGAGCTAGACAGAAAAAACTGGCGTAGGGTGCAAAAAGCTCGTCCATAAAGATACGAGGAAAAGTTTGAACTGATCAGGGTTCTTCGAACAAAGAAATCTCCACCCCGCCGGAATAAATGATGACATCCCGGCTGTAACGCCGGCCGTCAATGATAATCTCGCCAAACTGGTAATGTTCAATCTTCGGCACACCCATTAAACACCTCCTCATACCCCAACAGTCAGGCCAACCGAGTCAAATTTCGCAGTGTCTGAGCATCGGTCACGGCCTGACCATTGGCGTCATTGTTTGAGATTGGGGTAGCTTCGGCAAATAGAAGACGCCCCGCCAGTGGGGATAAACCCACCCCGAGGTGCCGATGTAACAATGGACGTTTATCAGTTATTTACGCCTGCTTGATTTCGAATTTCCCAGCTATCTTCAAGGTGATTGGAGAACCACACCTCCAGATACTTCAAGCGGGGTTCAGTTTCGACTCCGCCCCCGCTCACCGTGGCATAACTCGCGTAGACCAGCCGCAAGCCAAAATCCTCATGACCTCCGCAAACTAGCAGCAAAGGTTATTAAGGTAAATTTAAGTGCGTTGACAACGAGAAGTGAGGGTGATAAAATGGCGACGAGCACGATTGTCAGATACTTTCCGCATTATGCAGCACCCGCAAACCAATATCAATCGTCTGATCTTTCTTTAGTCAGAATTCAGAGAGGAAACATATGAAACACAAAGTTTGGGTTGGATACGATTTAATGCCGGAACCGTTGGCTTTGCTTGAGGCAGAAACAGAAACTATCCATAGCACAAACCCGGCCGATCTGGCGGACGTGGCCGGGGTTGTTTTGGGTGTTGAGCCAATGGCTGACGGCGCATTTATGGATCAGGCCGGAGATGGTCTCAAGGTGATTGCCCGGCACGGCATTGGTGTGGATAATGTTGACCTCGATGCCGCCACAGAACGAGGCATTTTGGTGGTCAACACGCCCGATGCGCCCACCGAGTCGACCGCCGAGCATGCCGTTGCCCTATTGCTGGCCCTGGCTAAACAGGTGACTGCCGGCGATAGGAATCTGCGCGGGACAGCGAATATTCCCCACAACCGGTTACAGGGCACGGAGGTGCGAGGCCGGACGTTGGGCGT contains:
- a CDS encoding response regulator transcription factor is translated as MGYKKISRLVENLTSPSPNRVRSANDKFHLGETKIARFSVQKSPNLVWVSRGEKRYNRSVSKHVWKVAERKPKNEETGTMTSVFIISDHAIFGQGLENLLREETVVDIAGQATGVTQGIEQIKGLQPDIVIIDTNGPPNDSAATIMRILMEMPNVKVISLSLHHNKFYIFRALLGIVTSPRDLVKAVEQDVLFLNQLNYGSSPTD
- a CDS encoding TraR/DksA C4-type zinc finger protein, whose amino-acid sequence is MCENCGKPINPERLEILLAVIPCADCAQ